The following proteins come from a genomic window of Oricola thermophila:
- the ftsA gene encoding cell division protein FtsA — MPLKARAPENRKARRSAVVTVLDIGSTKTVCIIARMVPNNGGQFLPGRTHAPEVIGIGHTRSFGVKSGLINDLDAAEQSIRHAVDAAERMAGLTVDSIIVNISAGRLASHISSASIELDESRPISAGDIRKVLKAAIARASNVDRTVVHMLPVDHVLDGERGIVDPRGMIGRELTLNMHVLTADSAPLRNVELCVNRAHLSVEAMVATPYASGLSALVDDELDLGCACVDMGGGTTSVAIFADRAFIHADSIAVGGHHVTMDIARGFSCRLDDAERLKVMQGSALATPADERDVIQVPAIGDEDQGEVTQVPRSLLNRIIAARVEETLEMLRDRINKSGYSSVVGKRVVLTGGAAQMTGLPELARRILGRNVRIGRPLGVSGLPTSAKGPAFAAAAGLMIYPQVSDNDQRSMKFGDPFRVAGTGTDGPLGRMTQWLKESF, encoded by the coding sequence ATGCCGCTGAAGGCCCGCGCTCCCGAAAACAGAAAAGCACGCCGTTCCGCGGTCGTCACCGTTCTCGACATCGGCTCGACGAAAACCGTGTGCATCATCGCGCGCATGGTCCCGAACAATGGCGGGCAGTTCCTGCCCGGGCGCACGCACGCGCCGGAGGTGATCGGCATCGGCCATACGCGATCGTTCGGCGTGAAATCCGGCCTGATCAACGATCTCGATGCTGCCGAGCAGTCGATCCGCCATGCCGTCGATGCGGCGGAACGCATGGCCGGGCTCACCGTGGATTCGATCATCGTCAACATCTCCGCCGGCCGGCTGGCCAGCCATATCTCCAGCGCCTCCATCGAACTGGACGAGAGCCGGCCGATCTCCGCCGGGGATATCAGGAAGGTTTTGAAGGCCGCCATTGCGCGCGCGTCCAATGTGGACCGTACCGTGGTGCACATGCTGCCGGTCGATCATGTGCTCGACGGCGAGCGCGGCATTGTCGATCCGCGCGGCATGATCGGCCGCGAGCTGACACTGAACATGCATGTGCTTACGGCGGATTCGGCGCCGCTGCGCAATGTGGAACTTTGCGTCAATCGCGCGCATCTGAGCGTCGAGGCCATGGTGGCCACCCCCTATGCGAGCGGATTGTCCGCCCTGGTCGATGACGAACTCGACCTTGGCTGCGCCTGCGTCGACATGGGCGGCGGCACCACCTCCGTTGCCATCTTTGCCGACAGGGCATTCATCCACGCGGATTCCATTGCCGTCGGCGGCCACCATGTCACCATGGATATCGCGCGCGGCTTTTCCTGCCGCCTGGACGATGCAGAGCGTTTGAAGGTCATGCAGGGTTCTGCGCTTGCGACACCGGCAGACGAACGTGATGTCATCCAGGTTCCCGCGATCGGGGATGAGGACCAGGGCGAGGTGACGCAGGTGCCCCGCAGCCTTCTCAACCGCATCATTGCTGCGCGTGTCGAGGAAACGCTGGAGATGTTGCGCGACCGGATCAACAAGTCCGGCTACTCGAGCGTTGTCGGCAAGCGGGTGGTGCTGACCGGCGGCGCCGCGCAGATGACCGGCCTGCCGGAGCTGGCGCGCCGTATCCTCGGGCGCAACGTTCGCATCGGTCGTCCGCTTGGCGTGAGCGGCCTTCCGACATCGGCCAAAGGGCCTGCCTTCGCTGCGGCGGCAGGACTGATGATCTATCCGCAGGTCAGCGACAATGACCAGCGAAGCATGAAATTCGGCGATCCGTTCCGGGTCGCTGGTACGGGAACCGACGGTCCGCTGGGACGCATGACCCAGTGGCTGAAGGAGAGTTTCTAG
- the recN gene encoding DNA repair protein RecN, giving the protein MLSQLSIRDIVLIEALDIDFSKGLSVLTGETGAGKSILLDALSMALGARGDASLVRHGASHGQVTAMFDLAPGHSVRKLLEESGIDADPGEPVILRRMQSSDGRTRGFVNDQPASASLLRTIARNLVEIHGQHDDRALVDVSTHRELLDAFGGLKVEVGHVAELYRGWKTAERLLAEYRAKVEETSREADYLKASYEELSALAPEPGEEEVLAERRAQMMRAEKIASDLAEAHEVLSGQASPVPHIASLLRRLERKAAEAPGLLEEVNASLGSALDHLADAQSRIEIAVNTSDFDPHELESVEERLFALRAASRKFNVAVDELPALAVQFADQLAELDAGEDRLRELEKTATEARDMYDRAAASLSEARAKARDALVAAVMAELPDLKLERAEFIVQMDSDPQQRSEEGIDRIEFWVRTNPGTRPGPMMKVASGGELSRFLLALKVALADRGSAPTLVFDEIDTGVGGAVADAIGARLARLADKVQVLSVTHAPQVAARARTHYLISKAASHGEQVVTSVACMGDDERREEIARMLAGATITDEARAAAAQLLNAG; this is encoded by the coding sequence ATGCTATCGCAGCTTTCGATTCGTGACATCGTCCTGATCGAAGCGCTCGATATCGACTTTTCCAAGGGATTATCCGTGCTGACCGGCGAGACCGGCGCCGGCAAGTCGATCCTCCTCGATGCCCTGTCTATGGCGCTGGGGGCGCGTGGTGATGCTTCCCTGGTGCGGCATGGCGCGAGCCATGGGCAGGTCACGGCAATGTTTGATCTCGCGCCCGGCCATTCCGTTCGGAAACTGCTGGAGGAAAGCGGCATCGATGCGGATCCCGGTGAACCGGTGATACTGCGCCGCATGCAATCCAGCGACGGGCGTACACGCGGTTTCGTCAACGATCAGCCGGCGAGCGCCAGCCTTCTCAGGACGATAGCTCGCAATCTTGTCGAGATTCACGGCCAGCATGACGATCGGGCGCTTGTCGACGTTTCAACGCATCGCGAACTGCTGGATGCCTTCGGTGGTCTCAAGGTCGAGGTCGGGCACGTGGCAGAACTCTACCGGGGATGGAAGACAGCAGAACGCTTGCTGGCAGAGTATCGTGCCAAGGTCGAGGAGACTTCTCGCGAGGCAGATTACCTGAAGGCTTCATACGAGGAACTTTCGGCATTGGCCCCCGAGCCGGGCGAAGAGGAGGTATTGGCGGAACGACGGGCGCAGATGATGCGAGCCGAGAAGATCGCCAGTGACCTGGCGGAGGCGCATGAGGTTCTTTCAGGTCAGGCATCACCGGTCCCGCATATCGCCAGCCTGTTGCGGAGACTGGAACGAAAAGCCGCCGAGGCGCCCGGTCTATTGGAGGAGGTGAATGCCTCGCTGGGCTCGGCGCTCGATCATCTGGCAGATGCGCAAAGCCGTATAGAGATTGCCGTCAATACCAGCGATTTTGATCCGCATGAACTGGAGTCGGTCGAGGAGCGCCTGTTCGCTTTGCGGGCGGCATCGCGGAAGTTCAACGTAGCCGTCGACGAGTTGCCGGCATTGGCCGTGCAATTTGCCGACCAGCTGGCGGAACTTGATGCGGGCGAGGATCGACTTCGGGAGTTGGAAAAGACGGCGACCGAGGCGCGCGACATGTATGATCGCGCGGCGGCGTCCCTGTCGGAAGCGCGCGCGAAGGCACGTGATGCCCTGGTCGCGGCGGTGATGGCGGAACTGCCCGACCTCAAGCTCGAGCGTGCCGAATTCATCGTCCAGATGGATAGCGATCCGCAGCAGCGTTCGGAGGAAGGGATCGACCGCATCGAGTTCTGGGTGCGCACGAACCCCGGCACACGGCCGGGACCGATGATGAAAGTCGCCTCCGGGGGCGAGCTGTCGCGGTTCCTGCTCGCCTTGAAAGTCGCGCTTGCCGACCGGGGTTCGGCTCCGACGCTGGTGTTCGACGAGATCGATACGGGTGTCGGCGGCGCGGTGGCAGATGCCATCGGAGCGCGGCTTGCACGGCTGGCGGACAAGGTGCAGGTGCTTTCCGTGACGCACGCCCCGCAGGTTGCCGCGCGGGCTCGCACTCATTACCTGATTTCTAAAGCTGCATCGCATGGCGAACAGGTCGTTACCTCCGTTGCGTGCATGGGCGACGACGAAAGGCGGGAGGAAATCGCTCGCATGCTGGCGGGTGCCACGATCACCGATGAGGCGCGTGCCGCCGCAGCGCAGTTGCTGAATGCCGGCTGA
- a CDS encoding AzlC family ABC transporter permease, translated as MSVKQDFGDALRAAVPVILAAGPFGLLFGAIAVDNGFTVGEAVLMSATVYAGASQMVGIDLFGDKIEPWLIVFSIFAVNFRHVLYSAVIGRKIGHWTAFQRYVGFFLLIDPQFAEAEKRTENGKPLSFAWYMGLAIPIYLSWVAEGFLGATFGKLVENPADYGIDFLLPIYFLGLVMGFRKRPNWLPVVMVSAVASIGAYAVVGSPWHVSIGALAGVASAAAIGTQPKEARE; from the coding sequence ATGTCAGTCAAGCAGGACTTTGGCGATGCCCTGAGGGCGGCGGTGCCCGTCATTCTCGCCGCAGGGCCGTTCGGACTGCTGTTCGGGGCGATTGCCGTGGACAACGGATTTACCGTCGGCGAAGCCGTCCTGATGAGCGCAACCGTCTATGCCGGGGCCAGCCAGATGGTCGGGATCGACCTGTTCGGTGACAAGATCGAACCGTGGCTGATTGTCTTTTCCATCTTTGCCGTCAATTTCAGGCATGTTCTCTATTCGGCCGTTATCGGCCGGAAAATCGGCCATTGGACGGCATTTCAGCGCTATGTCGGGTTCTTTCTGCTTATCGATCCGCAATTCGCCGAGGCGGAAAAGCGAACGGAGAATGGCAAGCCACTAAGCTTTGCCTGGTACATGGGCCTTGCCATTCCGATCTATCTGAGTTGGGTGGCGGAAGGTTTCCTTGGCGCCACGTTCGGCAAGCTGGTGGAAAATCCGGCGGACTACGGCATCGATTTTCTGCTGCCGATCTACTTCCTGGGCTTGGTCATGGGCTTTCGCAAACGGCCGAACTGGTTGCCGGTGGTCATGGTCAGCGCCGTGGCCTCGATCGGCGCCTATGCAGTGGTCGGATCACCCTGGCACGTTTCGATCGGCGCACTGGCCGGCGTGGCATCGGCCGCAGCTATCGGAACCCAACCGAAAGAGGCGAGGGAATAG
- a CDS encoding outer membrane protein assembly factor BamD produces MATTSYGNAARSGRTALRVAIIVACAGFVTACQSKTDALDLSGYVDTIEPADVLYNQGLANMNAGRLREAAKKFEAVDRQHPYSEYARKANVMAAYTSYKLGNYDEAIQAARRFVNLYPTDEDASYAQYIIGLSYFAQMPEVTRDQRDTKLAVQNFNELLERYPGSIYEEDAKAKIRAARDQLAGKEMQVGRYYLERREYPGAINRFRNVVEDYANTRHVEEALARLVETYYAMGLVSEAQTAAAVLGHNFPDSQWYADSYALLQSGGLEPRENTGSWISRIGGRIIGAEG; encoded by the coding sequence ATGGCGACGACGTCTTACGGAAATGCAGCGCGATCGGGACGAACGGCCTTGCGTGTCGCGATCATCGTTGCGTGCGCAGGTTTTGTCACCGCCTGTCAGTCTAAGACCGATGCGCTTGATCTGTCCGGTTATGTCGACACGATCGAGCCTGCGGATGTGCTGTACAATCAGGGTCTTGCGAACATGAACGCCGGGCGGTTGCGGGAGGCGGCGAAGAAATTCGAGGCGGTCGATCGCCAGCATCCCTATTCGGAATACGCGCGCAAGGCCAACGTGATGGCCGCTTACACATCCTACAAGCTGGGAAACTACGACGAAGCCATCCAGGCGGCGCGTCGTTTCGTCAATCTCTACCCGACGGACGAAGACGCGTCATATGCGCAATACATCATCGGCTTGTCCTATTTCGCCCAGATGCCGGAAGTGACGCGCGACCAGCGGGATACCAAGCTCGCGGTACAGAACTTCAACGAGCTCCTGGAGCGGTATCCCGGTTCGATCTACGAGGAAGACGCCAAGGCCAAGATTCGCGCCGCCCGCGACCAGCTTGCCGGCAAGGAGATGCAGGTTGGCCGTTACTATCTCGAACGGCGTGAGTATCCCGGCGCCATCAACCGCTTTCGCAACGTGGTAGAGGACTATGCGAACACGCGTCATGTCGAGGAGGCATTGGCGCGCCTGGTCGAGACCTATTACGCGATGGGGCTTGTGTCGGAAGCGCAGACCGCAGCGGCAGTTCTCGGTCACAATTTCCCGGATAGCCAATGGTATGCCGATTCCTATGCCTTGCTGCAGTCGGGCGGCCTGGAGCCACGCGAGAACACCGGGTCGTGGATTTCGAGAATCGGGGGCCGTATCATCGGTGCTGAAGGCTAG
- the ftsZ gene encoding cell division protein FtsZ yields MTINLQKPDITELKPRITVFGVGGGGGNAVNNMISAGLEGVDFVVANTDAQALSMSKAERVVQLGLGVTEGLGAGSQPDIGRAAAEECIDEIDDHLSGTHMCFVTAGMGGGTGTGAAPVVARAAREKGILTVGVVTKPFHFEGKRRMRTAEAGIEELQQCVDTLIVIPNQNLFRIANDKTTFADAFGMADQVLYSGVACITDLMVKEGLINLDFADVRSVMREMGKAMMGTGEASGEGRAMAAAEAAISNPLLDETSMMGAQGLLISITGGRDMTLFEVDEAATRIREEVDQDANIILGATFDEALEGVIRVSVVATGIEAAAAEGGATELRAQPRPAAAASRPATAPAAPVAAQTAPAATAPAPKEEEPVSEVVREAERDMAAFEERVATATAQPKPEFRPQSKLFTGVQQPMRAAPATAPIARPQREEPAAQTEAPRMPRVEDFPPMVKAEVESHAARTNAAEDDERGPLGLLKRLTHGLARDEKPTPAQKLRPAGSGVEQRPAEPRRQLSQDAQLYAPRKGQLDDHGRANPQGSASAEEDQLDIPAFLRRQAN; encoded by the coding sequence ATGACGATCAATCTTCAAAAGCCGGACATCACCGAACTGAAGCCGCGCATCACGGTCTTCGGCGTCGGCGGTGGCGGCGGCAACGCAGTCAACAACATGATCAGTGCCGGCCTCGAGGGCGTGGACTTCGTCGTGGCCAATACCGATGCCCAGGCATTGTCGATGAGCAAGGCGGAGCGCGTGGTCCAGCTCGGTCTCGGCGTGACCGAAGGCCTCGGCGCCGGCTCGCAGCCGGATATCGGCCGCGCGGCAGCGGAGGAATGCATCGACGAGATCGACGACCACCTCAGCGGCACGCATATGTGCTTCGTGACGGCCGGCATGGGCGGCGGGACCGGTACAGGAGCCGCTCCGGTGGTGGCTCGCGCGGCCCGCGAGAAAGGCATCCTGACCGTTGGCGTCGTGACCAAGCCGTTCCATTTCGAGGGCAAGCGCCGGATGCGGACCGCCGAGGCGGGCATCGAGGAGCTGCAGCAGTGCGTGGACACGCTGATCGTCATCCCGAACCAGAACCTGTTCCGGATCGCGAACGACAAGACGACCTTTGCCGACGCCTTCGGCATGGCCGACCAGGTGCTCTATTCGGGCGTCGCCTGCATCACCGATCTCATGGTCAAGGAAGGCCTTATCAACCTCGACTTCGCCGACGTCCGTTCGGTGATGCGCGAGATGGGCAAGGCCATGATGGGAACAGGCGAAGCCTCGGGCGAAGGTCGGGCAATGGCCGCCGCCGAGGCGGCGATCTCCAATCCGCTGCTTGACGAAACCTCCATGATGGGCGCGCAGGGTCTGCTCATCTCCATCACCGGCGGTCGCGATATGACGCTGTTCGAAGTCGACGAGGCGGCGACGCGCATTCGCGAGGAAGTCGACCAGGATGCCAATATCATCCTCGGCGCCACCTTCGACGAGGCGCTCGAGGGCGTGATCCGCGTCTCCGTGGTGGCAACCGGCATCGAAGCCGCCGCTGCCGAGGGTGGCGCCACGGAATTGCGAGCCCAGCCGCGTCCGGCTGCCGCCGCTTCCCGCCCGGCCACCGCGCCCGCCGCGCCCGTTGCCGCTCAGACCGCACCGGCTGCGACGGCACCCGCTCCCAAGGAAGAGGAGCCGGTGAGCGAGGTCGTTCGCGAGGCCGAGCGGGACATGGCCGCTTTTGAGGAAAGGGTGGCAACCGCAACGGCGCAACCCAAGCCGGAGTTCCGCCCGCAGAGCAAGCTCTTTACCGGGGTTCAGCAGCCGATGCGTGCGGCGCCGGCAACCGCGCCCATTGCCCGTCCGCAGCGGGAAGAGCCTGCCGCCCAGACGGAAGCGCCGCGCATGCCGCGCGTCGAGGATTTCCCGCCGATGGTCAAGGCCGAGGTGGAGTCCCATGCCGCGCGCACCAATGCAGCCGAGGATGACGAACGTGGTCCGCTGGGACTGCTGAAGCGGCTCACGCACGGCCTCGCGCGCGACGAGAAGCCGACCCCTGCGCAGAAGCTGCGCCCGGCAGGTAGCGGCGTCGAGCAGCGACCCGCCGAACCGCGCCGCCAGCTGTCGCAGGATGCCCAGCTTTATGCGCCGCGCAAGGGACAGCTCGACGATCACGGACGCGCGAATCCCCAGGGATCAGCTTCCGCGGAGGAAGACCAGCTGGACATTCCGGCCTTCCTTCGCCGGCAGGCAAACTGA
- the lpxC gene encoding UDP-3-O-acyl-N-acetylglucosamine deacetylase, translated as MGTQLLGYQATLCEKAVLSGVTVHSGEQVSISLLPAAPNTGVKFRRIFEDGTTSEVMAVAGQVGATDLCTMIGDPAGVHIATIEHLMAAIWATGLDNVIIELDGNEVPVMDGSSRVFIDAIDEAGIVHHAVKRRYVRVKKTVRVEIGGSWAEFRPYSGTRFEVVIDFDSPLIGRQEFKSDVDEDVFREELADARTFGFMKDVERLWASGHALGSSLENSVVISDDHTIINPEGLRYRDEFVRHKTLDAVGDLALAGAQFIGCYASYRGGHRLNAAALKALLTDRTAYEIVETPEKRERVFSGDFVTVAAAPAYAPWML; from the coding sequence ATGGGGACACAATTGCTAGGATATCAAGCAACGCTTTGTGAGAAAGCAGTACTATCGGGCGTAACCGTTCACTCCGGCGAGCAGGTTTCCATATCTCTCCTCCCGGCTGCTCCCAATACTGGAGTCAAATTCCGGCGAATCTTTGAAGATGGCACGACTTCGGAGGTCATGGCCGTTGCAGGGCAGGTCGGCGCCACGGACCTCTGCACCATGATCGGCGATCCTGCCGGCGTTCACATTGCCACCATAGAGCACCTTATGGCCGCCATCTGGGCGACCGGGCTCGACAACGTCATCATCGAACTCGATGGAAACGAAGTGCCGGTCATGGACGGTTCGAGCCGCGTGTTCATCGATGCGATCGACGAGGCCGGAATCGTGCATCACGCGGTCAAGCGGCGCTATGTCCGGGTGAAGAAGACTGTTCGTGTCGAGATCGGCGGCTCCTGGGCCGAGTTTCGTCCCTATTCCGGCACCCGGTTCGAGGTCGTGATCGATTTCGATAGCCCGCTTATCGGTCGCCAGGAGTTCAAGTCGGATGTGGACGAGGACGTGTTCCGCGAGGAACTTGCCGATGCGCGCACTTTCGGCTTCATGAAGGATGTCGAGCGGCTCTGGGCCTCCGGGCACGCACTCGGTTCCTCTCTCGAGAATTCCGTTGTGATCAGCGACGATCACACCATCATCAATCCGGAAGGCCTGCGGTACCGCGACGAATTCGTGCGTCACAAGACGCTGGACGCAGTGGGTGACCTGGCGCTGGCCGGCGCGCAGTTCATCGGATGCTACGCTTCCTATCGCGGCGGTCACAGGTTGAACGCTGCGGCGCTGAAAGCGCTTCTGACAGATCGTACGGCCTACGAGATCGTCGAGACCCCGGAAAAGCGGGAACGCGTGTTTTCCGGCGATTTCGTCACCGTTGCCGCCGCTCCCGCCTACGCTCCCTGGATGCTCTGA
- a CDS encoding AzlD family protein, with translation MSTISWIILAGAVATYVTRIGGYLVLSRFTSIHPRVEAALNAVPAAVLTTLVAPAAIFTGPAETATIILCFLAAFYLPFMAMFGLGWIAILTLRTVIG, from the coding sequence TTGTCGACCATATCGTGGATCATACTTGCCGGAGCGGTCGCGACCTATGTGACGCGTATCGGAGGGTACCTGGTATTGTCGCGATTTACGTCGATCCATCCCCGCGTAGAGGCCGCGCTCAATGCCGTGCCCGCGGCAGTCCTGACCACTCTGGTCGCGCCGGCTGCTATTTTTACCGGACCGGCGGAGACGGCGACCATCATCCTCTGTTTCCTGGCCGCCTTCTACCTGCCTTTCATGGCCATGTTCGGCCTGGGCTGGATCGCGATACTGACATTGCGCACAGTCATCGGCTGA
- the ligA gene encoding NAD-dependent DNA ligase LigA, whose amino-acid sequence MAKNEPIPVDILSEEQAAAELKRLAAEIAEHDARYHREDAPIISDAQYDALKQRNLAIEQRFPHLKRPDSPSERVGAAVSEKFEKIRHSVPMLSLDNAFSDDDVRDFVARLRRFLKLAEDAPLRLTAEPKIDGLSLSLRYEDGELVYAATRGDGATGENVTANARTIPDIPHRLKGNPPAVLEVRGEVYMTKEDFAALNERREAAGKQTYVNPRNTAAGSLRQLDASVTAERPLKFFAYAWGEVSDMPADTQMGMVDAFREYGFQTNPLMAVFDNVEKLIEHYHRIEMERGELAYDIDGVVYKVDDLKLQERLGFVSRSPRWAIAHKFPAEKAMTTLNAIDIQVGRTGAITPVARLEPVTVGGVVVENATLHNAEEIERLGVMIGDTVIVQRAGDVIPQILGFVEEKRPPDAKPFEFPTTCPCELKTPVVRETNASGEESVVRRCSGEFACPFQRKEHLKHFVSRRAFDIEGLGDKQIEYFFDDEGGLAIRTPADIFTLARRDESAMTKLKNREGYGEVSAQKLFDAIEERRTISLERLIYALGIRHVGETTAKTLARAYGDWASFEAAALKIADGDVAAREEMDALEDIGDAVIDAIARYFSEPHNRDVVDALIAELTVEEAERPQTDTEFSGKTIVFTGSLERMSRDEAKAMAERLGAKAAGSVSKKTDLVVAGPGAGSKLAKAQELGIEVIDEDEWFRRVEAL is encoded by the coding sequence ATGGCGAAGAACGAACCGATACCCGTAGACATTTTGAGCGAGGAACAGGCTGCTGCCGAGCTCAAGCGGCTTGCTGCCGAGATTGCGGAACACGATGCGCGTTATCATCGCGAGGACGCGCCGATCATTTCGGATGCCCAGTACGATGCTCTGAAACAGCGAAATCTGGCCATTGAGCAGCGGTTCCCCCACCTCAAGCGACCCGATTCGCCGAGTGAGAGGGTCGGCGCCGCGGTCTCGGAAAAATTCGAGAAGATTCGCCACAGCGTGCCGATGCTGTCGCTCGATAACGCGTTCTCGGATGATGACGTGCGAGATTTCGTTGCCCGGCTTCGTCGTTTCCTGAAACTTGCCGAAGATGCGCCGCTCCGACTCACGGCGGAACCCAAGATTGACGGATTGTCGCTGTCCCTTCGCTACGAAGACGGCGAACTCGTTTACGCGGCAACGCGCGGCGACGGAGCGACGGGCGAGAACGTCACCGCCAATGCGAGGACGATTCCCGATATTCCGCACAGGCTGAAAGGCAATCCACCCGCGGTCTTGGAAGTGCGCGGCGAGGTCTACATGACCAAGGAGGATTTCGCGGCGCTGAACGAGCGGCGGGAAGCGGCGGGAAAGCAGACCTATGTCAATCCGCGCAACACGGCGGCAGGGTCGCTGCGCCAGCTCGACGCCTCGGTAACGGCCGAACGCCCGCTGAAGTTTTTCGCCTATGCATGGGGCGAGGTTTCCGACATGCCTGCGGATACGCAGATGGGCATGGTCGATGCCTTCCGGGAATACGGCTTTCAGACCAATCCCCTGATGGCGGTGTTCGACAATGTCGAGAAGCTGATCGAGCACTACCACCGCATCGAGATGGAACGCGGCGAACTCGCCTACGATATCGACGGCGTCGTCTACAAGGTGGACGACCTGAAGCTGCAGGAACGGCTGGGCTTCGTCTCTCGTTCGCCGCGCTGGGCGATCGCGCACAAGTTTCCGGCGGAAAAGGCGATGACGACGCTCAACGCCATCGACATCCAGGTCGGCCGCACGGGCGCGATCACGCCGGTGGCGCGGCTGGAGCCGGTCACGGTCGGAGGCGTGGTGGTGGAGAACGCGACACTGCACAATGCCGAGGAGATCGAGCGGCTCGGCGTCATGATCGGGGACACGGTGATCGTGCAGCGTGCCGGTGACGTGATTCCGCAGATCCTCGGGTTCGTGGAGGAGAAGCGGCCGCCGGACGCGAAGCCTTTCGAATTCCCCACCACGTGCCCGTGCGAACTGAAGACGCCGGTCGTCCGGGAAACCAACGCAAGCGGCGAGGAAAGCGTGGTGCGGCGCTGCTCGGGCGAATTCGCATGTCCGTTCCAGCGCAAGGAGCACCTGAAGCATTTCGTGTCGCGGCGCGCCTTCGACATCGAGGGGCTTGGGGACAAGCAGATCGAGTACTTCTTCGACGACGAGGGCGGGTTGGCGATCAGGACGCCCGCCGACATCTTCACGCTGGCGCGGCGCGATGAAAGCGCCATGACCAAGCTGAAGAACCGCGAGGGCTATGGCGAGGTTTCCGCACAGAAGCTGTTCGATGCCATAGAGGAGCGTCGCACCATCTCGCTGGAGCGATTGATCTATGCACTCGGTATTCGCCATGTCGGCGAAACGACCGCGAAGACGCTGGCGCGGGCCTATGGGGACTGGGCGTCATTCGAGGCGGCGGCGCTGAAGATTGCCGATGGTGACGTGGCCGCGCGCGAGGAGATGGATGCGCTGGAGGACATCGGAGACGCCGTGATCGATGCCATAGCGCGCTATTTCTCCGAGCCGCACAACCGCGATGTGGTCGACGCGCTGATCGCGGAACTGACCGTCGAGGAGGCTGAGAGGCCGCAGACGGATACCGAATTTTCCGGCAAGACCATCGTCTTCACCGGTTCCCTGGAACGCATGTCACGCGACGAGGCCAAGGCGATGGCGGAGAGACTGGGCGCGAAGGCGGCAGGCTCCGTGTCGAAGAAGACCGATCTTGTGGTGGCCGGGCCGGGCGCCGGCTCGAAACTTGCCAAGGCGCAGGAACTCGGCATCGAGGTCATCGACGAGGACGAATGGTTCCGGCGCGTCGAGGCGCTCTGA
- a CDS encoding cell division protein FtsQ/DivIB — translation MFALNATSSRKARIAFAARDGENGRVLPRFLRRPARFFAKVFDGEIVIPRFVEPVGLVGIFAATALYGSVVSGQFGGAAERVTAALGFAVNEVEVSGHRNTSEVAVFEALGLDEFTSLISLDAAEARKALESLPWVETATVRKVYPGKLEIGLEERRAFAIWQTGETLSLIERDGRVIGAYGGAGFASLPLVVGPGAATAAAPFMEMLSRYPRFASQVKALIHVGERRWDVRLANGITVKLPAEAPEKAVERLMAMDEQTQILSRDIASVDLRLEDRTTVALTENAMLRRAAALEARAKAIKASKRSSI, via the coding sequence TTGTTTGCGTTGAATGCGACATCGTCGAGGAAAGCGCGAATCGCCTTCGCCGCACGCGATGGCGAGAACGGTCGGGTATTGCCCCGGTTTCTTCGTCGGCCGGCGCGCTTCTTCGCCAAGGTGTTCGACGGCGAGATCGTCATCCCGCGTTTCGTCGAGCCCGTCGGTCTCGTCGGCATCTTCGCTGCGACCGCTCTCTACGGTTCCGTCGTCAGCGGCCAGTTCGGGGGGGCGGCGGAAAGAGTGACGGCTGCGCTCGGGTTCGCCGTCAATGAGGTCGAGGTCTCCGGTCATCGCAATACTTCCGAGGTCGCGGTGTTCGAGGCGCTCGGGCTCGATGAATTCACCTCACTGATTTCGCTTGACGCGGCAGAGGCGCGAAAGGCGTTGGAAAGCCTACCGTGGGTGGAAACGGCGACGGTGCGCAAGGTCTATCCGGGGAAGCTTGAAATCGGGCTGGAGGAGCGGCGGGCGTTCGCTATCTGGCAGACGGGCGAGACCCTGTCTCTGATCGAACGTGACGGTCGTGTAATCGGTGCATATGGCGGGGCCGGCTTTGCCTCCTTGCCGCTGGTTGTCGGACCCGGTGCCGCAACGGCCGCGGCTCCCTTCATGGAGATGTTGTCGCGCTATCCGCGTTTCGCTTCGCAGGTGAAGGCGCTGATCCATGTCGGCGAAAGACGCTGGGACGTGCGGCTTGCCAACGGCATAACCGTCAAGCTGCCGGCAGAGGCGCCCGAAAAGGCGGTCGAGCGACTCATGGCGATGGATGAGCAGACGCAGATCCTGTCCCGCGACATCGCATCCGTCGACCTGCGCCTGGAAGATCGTACCACTGTTGCGCTGACGGAAAACGCGATGTTGCGCCGCGCCGCGGCACTGGAAGCGCGCGCAAAGGCCATCAAGGCCAGCAAACGGAGCAGTATTTGA